In Nycticebus coucang isolate mNycCou1 chromosome 24, mNycCou1.pri, whole genome shotgun sequence, a single window of DNA contains:
- the KCTD9 gene encoding BTB/POZ domain-containing protein KCTD9 → MRRVTLFLNGSPKNGKVVAVYGTLSDLLSVASSKLGIKATSVYNGKGGLIDDIALIRDDDVLFVCEGEPFIDPQTDSKPPEGLSGSHTDWLTLNVGGRYFTTTRSTLVNKEPDSMLAHMFKDKGVWGNKQDHRGAFLIDRSPEYFEPILNYLRHGQLIVNDGINLLGVLEEARFFGIDSLIEHLEVAIKNSQPPEDHSPISRKEFVRFLLATPTKSELRCQGLNFSGADLSRLDLRYINFKMANLSRCNLAHANLCCANLERADLSGSVLDCANLQGVKMLCSNAEGASLKLCNFEDPSGLKANLEGANLKGVDMEGSQMTGINLRVATLKNAKLKNCNLRGATLAGTDLENCDLSGCDLQEANLRGSNVKGAIFEEMLTPLHMSQSVR, encoded by the exons GTGGTTGCTGTATATGGAACTTTGTCTGATTTGCTTTCTGTGGCCAGCAGTAAACTCGGCATAAAAGCCACCAGTGTGTATAATGGGAAAGGTGGACTGATTGATGACATTGCTTTGATCAG GGATGATgatgttttgtttgtgtgtgaaGGAGAGCCATTTATTG atccTCAGACAGATTCTAAACCACCTGAAGGATTATCAGGATCTCACACAGACTGGCTGACATTGAACGTCGGCGGGCGGTACTTTACAACTACACG GAGCACTTTAGTGAATAAAGAACCCGACAGTATGCTGGCCCACATGTTTAAGGACAAAG GTGTCTGGGGAAATAAGCAAGATCATAGAGGAGCTTTCTTAATTGACCGAAGTCCTGAGTACTTTGAACCCATTCTGAACTACCTGCGTCACGGACAGCTCATTGTAAATGATGGCATTAATTTGCTGG GTGTGTTAGAAGAAGCCAGATTTTTTGGCATTGACTCATTGATTGAACACCTAGAAGTAGCAATAAAG AACTCTCAACCACCAGAGGATCATTCACCAATATCCCGGAAGGAATTTGTCCGTTTTCTGCTGGCAACTCCAACCAAGTCAGAATTGCGTTGCCAG GGTTTGAACTTCAGTGGTGCTGATCTTTCTCGTTTGGACCTTCGATACATTAACTTCAAAATGGCCAATTTAAGCCGCTGCAATCTTGCACATGCAAATCTTTGCTGTGCAAATCTTGAACGAGCTGATCTCTCTGGGTCAGTGCTTGAT TGTGCAAATCTCCAGGGAGTCAAGATGCTCTGTTCTAATGCAGAAGGAGCATCCCTGAAACTGTGTAATTTCGAGGATCCTTCTGGTCTTAAGGCCAATTTAGAAG GTGCTAATCTGAAAGGTGTGGATATGGAAGGAAGTCAGATGACAGGAATTAATCTAAGAGTTGCTACCTTAAAAAATGCAAAGTTGAAGAACTGTAACCTCAGAGGAGCGACTCTGGCAGGAACTGATTTAGAG AACTGTGATCTGTCTGGGTGTGATCTTCAAGAAGCCAACCTGAGAGGCTCCAACGTGAAGGGAGCTATATTTGAGGAGATGCTGACACCCTTACATATGTCACAGAGTGTCAGATGA